The segment ACAATGGTCAACACGAGCAGCGCGGCCTGGCCCTCGTCCGGCGGGCACTGGCGCTTGCCCCCGGAAACCCCGATATCCTGGATAGCGTCGGCTGGGGTTATTATCGCGAAGGGCATCCGAAGACCGCCGTGGGTTATCTTCAGAAGGCCTTCGATCTGTCGCACGATCCCACCATTGCCGCGCACTTGGGCGCCGCGCTGTGGGACTCCGGACACCACGCGCGCGCCTTGCGTCTGTGGCGTGAGGCGCTCACGAAGGCGCCAGGCAATAGCGCCGTTAAGGCCGAGCTCGCCAAGCATCGGGCGTTCTGATGCGGCGATTCGTCGCGGGTCTCCTTGCTATTCTGTTGGCCGGCTGCGCGGTCACGCCCCCGATTGCGGTCCGCCATCCCCAGCGGGTGTGGCGCGCGCACCGCATGCGCATGATGGCGATCCAGCGTTTTCGCGTGTCCGCCCAGGGCGCGGTACGCGCCGGTCACCACGGCGGGTCGCTGGCGCTGCATTGGGTCGTGGGGCCGGCAGCCTATCAGATGACCGGCTACGGGCCCTTTGGGCGCCTCATTTTTCGTTTGCGTGTCGACGCCGCGGGTGCGCGCCTGCGCACCGGGCGCGGCCATTTTAAGGGCACGAGCGCCTCGCGCCTCTTGTGGCGGTTGACGGGCTGGCGCTTGCCGGTGGCGGGTCTGCGGTTTTGGATACGCGGGATTCCGGCGCCCGGACCCGTGGTCCGTCGCCGCCTCGATCGCGCCGGGCTTTTGGCGTCCCTGCGCCAGAACGGTTGGACGATCCGTTATCGCCGCTACCGCCATACGTCCAGGGGTCAGCTGCCGCGCCTTCTGACACTGACGCATGCCGTCACCGTGGGTCCGGGTCCGGTCGTGGTGACGATCCGGATCAATAGGTGGGATGTGACATGAGCCACGAATGGCCGACGGTTTGGCCGGCACCGGCCAAGATTAACCTGTTCCTGCATGTGGTAGGCCGCCGGCCCGACGGCTATCACGAGCTTCAGACCATCTTTCAGTTCATCGATTGGCAGGACGATCTGTGGTTTACGGTCCATGACGATGGCGTGATCGCCCGCGCTCATGATGTGGCCGGCATTGACGCTGATCGAGATCTCACGGTGCGCGCCGCCCGCCGCCTGCAGGAGGCCTCGGGAAGTCGTCTCGGGGCGCGTATCCATATGACCAAACGCCTCCCGATCGGTGGCGGGCTGGGCGGGGGGAGTTCGGACGCCGCCACCACCCTGCTGGCCCTGAATGCCTTGTGGGGCCTGCATTGGTCCCTGGATCGTCTCGCCGAGCTCGGGCTCTCGCTGGGCGCCGACGTGCCGGTGTTCGTGCGCGGGGCGTCGGCCTGGGCGGAGGGGGTGGGCGAGCGGCTGACCGCCGTCGATCTGCCGGAGCCGTGGTATGTAGTGATTGTGCCTGACGCCGCGGTCTTGACCGGACCGGTCTTTGCCGGGCTTCATTTGACAGGCTTTCGGCGGCCCATCACAATACGCGACTTCCGTGCCGGGCAGGGAGATAATGACCTCGTGGCGGTCGTGCGTGCGCGCTATGAGGCGGTCGACGAGGCGTGGCGCTGGCTGGAGGCCTACGGGCGCGTACGGATGAGCGGGTCGGGCGCGTCGCTCTTCATAGAGGTGCCGGATCCGCATTACGGGCAAGACGTGGTGGCGGCCTGTCCGTCGCGTTGGCGTGCGTGTGTGACGCGCGGGCGCAATACCCACCCCGTGCATGCACTGCTACGCTCGATGACGCATTGGGGTGTCGCCAAGCGGTAAGGCACCGGATTTTGATTCCGGCATTCCCAGGTTCGAATCCTGGCACCCCAGCCATTTTTATCGGTACGGAACAGTTTTCAGAAGATCCGCGAGGAACCCGTGTCAACAGACAATATGGCGGTCTTCACGGGCAACGCGAATCCGGCGTTGGCCGAATCGTTGGTCCGGCATCTGGGTATCCCAATCGGCAAGGCGCATGTCGGGCGTTTCAGCGATGGCGAGATCCAGGTGGAGATCATGGAGAACGTCCGTGGTAAGGACGTCTTCATCCTTCAGCCCACGTGCGCGCCAAGCAACGACAACCTCATGGAGCTCTTGATCCTGATCGATGCGATCAAGAGGTCGTCGG is part of the Acidiferrobacter thiooxydans genome and harbors:
- the lolB gene encoding lipoprotein insertase outer membrane protein LolB, whose protein sequence is MRRFVAGLLAILLAGCAVTPPIAVRHPQRVWRAHRMRMMAIQRFRVSAQGAVRAGHHGGSLALHWVVGPAAYQMTGYGPFGRLIFRLRVDAAGARLRTGRGHFKGTSASRLLWRLTGWRLPVAGLRFWIRGIPAPGPVVRRRLDRAGLLASLRQNGWTIRYRRYRHTSRGQLPRLLTLTHAVTVGPGPVVVTIRINRWDVT
- the ispE gene encoding 4-(cytidine 5'-diphospho)-2-C-methyl-D-erythritol kinase; the protein is MSHEWPTVWPAPAKINLFLHVVGRRPDGYHELQTIFQFIDWQDDLWFTVHDDGVIARAHDVAGIDADRDLTVRAARRLQEASGSRLGARIHMTKRLPIGGGLGGGSSDAATTLLALNALWGLHWSLDRLAELGLSLGADVPVFVRGASAWAEGVGERLTAVDLPEPWYVVIVPDAAVLTGPVFAGLHLTGFRRPITIRDFRAGQGDNDLVAVVRARYEAVDEAWRWLEAYGRVRMSGSGASLFIEVPDPHYGQDVVAACPSRWRACVTRGRNTHPVHALLRSMTHWGVAKR